One genomic region from Danio aesculapii chromosome 24, fDanAes4.1, whole genome shotgun sequence encodes:
- the zgc:112408 gene encoding stomatin has protein sequence MSIMLSPSRELSHNKIEPIANEESDTNVIVQSDGDQSKGSGFCGYILTFFSCLLLFFTFPVSVWFCMKVVQEYERAVIFRLGRLLGGAKGPGLFWIIPCMDTFRKVDLRTVSFDIPAQEVLTKDSVTIMVDAVVYYRVFNPTVSITKVENANYATQMLAQTTLRNMLGTKSLADILKDREEMSEQMEAVLYSASKNWGIKVERVELKDVKLPTTLQRAMAAEAEASRDARAKVIAAEGEMKASRALKEAANVMSESPAALQLRYMQTLTEIASERNSTIIFPLPMDLVSGFMRS, from the exons ATGTCTATAATGCTGTCTCCTTCGCGTGAGCTGTCCCATAACAAAATTGAACCTATCGCAAATGAAGAGAGTGACACAAATGTCATAGTCCAGTCAG ATGGGGATCAATCCAAGGGTTCTGGTTTCTGTGGATACATCCTTACTTTCTTCTCTTGCCTTCTTCTCTTTTTTACTTTTCCTGTCTCAGTGTGGTTTTGTATGAAG GTTGTCCAAGAATATGAGAGAGCTGTTATTTTCCGTTTGGGACGGCTCCTTGGAGGTGCTAAAGGACCTG GTTTGTTCTGGATTATTCCATGTATGGACACATTTCGAAAGGTCGACTTGAGGACGGTGTCTTTTGACATCCCTGCTCAAGAG GTGCTGACCAAAGACTCAGTGACTATTATGGTGGACGCAGTCGTCTACTATCGAGTGTTTAACCCCACAGTCTCCATTACCAAAGTGGAGAATGCAAATTATGCTACACAGATGCTTGCACAGACTACATTACGAAACATGCTTGGAACTAAGAGCCTGGCAGACATCCTAAAAGACAGAGAGGAGATGTCAGAACAGATGGAG GCTGTGTTGTATTCTGCTTCCAAAAACTGGGGGATCAAAGTGGAACGGGTCGAGCTCAAAGACGTCAAACTGCCCACCACTTTACAGAGAGCCATGGCAGCTGAAGCTGAGGCCAGCAGGGATGCCCGAGCCAAG GTGATCGCAGCGGAGGGGGAAATGAAAGCTTCGCGCGCTCTGAAAGAAGCTGCAAACGTGATGTCCGAGTCTCCAGCAGCGCTTCAGCTACGCTACATGCAGACGCTGACCGAGATCGCCTCTGAAAGAAACTCCACAATCATCTTTCCTCTTCCCATGGACCTCGTGTCTGGTTTTATGAGGAGTTGA